CCATCatgctgtgtttgcatgttaCATGTGAAGCTGTGGAAGAAACAATCAGTTGTCTCTTGTTGATTGGACATTAAACGTGACTTTGCAGCACGTGGACGTCACTTGAAGACATATTTGAGCTGTTACATACAGCCTCTATTAATTCAGGTTTTATGGCCATGCTGTACTCTGCACTTAACCTTAATTCCTTTAACTAAGCTTGTTATGTACTTGCCTTTCTGCATTGGCTTTGAGAGGTCTCTCTCTGCACTTTTAAGTTCGTTTTTTGTATCGTCCCAAtcagttttgttgtttcaatATGAAAAAGGACAGAAGTGTCCACATACTCATGGCCGTGTAATTCATCCGACTGACAATTCTGCTTTGGGGACAATTTCTTCAGCGAAAAagttggtctttttttttattttatttttccatcatCACAAACAAAATTACTTTCACTTCAATTTCCTGTCCGTCTGTTGTCCAGGACAGGTCAAACACCAGGGAACAGAGGAGCCATCAGAGTCTTtaatctctgtctctctgtttacATGTCCTTACATGTCTGAAGAGTCTCCAGTCCACACTTCCCCCTTCAAATTGTCTTCCTGTGTGTCATTTCATAACTCTTCCACTACGGTAGTTTTCCCGGGTGACTAAGTGCCACATCTCTCACTCTTCACTGGTTCAGGTTTCAGTGTGGTCTCTGTGTACATCCTCTTCTAGATTGCTCttgttgtttcttgtttttggcGTCTCCTCTGTCCGTACCGTGTACAACTGATcggtttatgttttttttttttaaggttacaTCTACAGGAACTGCACTGAGCGTGGATGGGCCGAGCCCTACCCGTCCTATGACGAGGCCTGCGAGTTCACTGAGTACGGAGACGCAGGTCCAGAGGTAGATGTTTTAGCCGGTTATTTCTGGGAATTActcttattcttattattctgAGAATCTAACTGTGAGTGTATTCTCATTAGGACTCATTGCTTGTTCGGGTTGCCCTTATAACTGTGTAGATATGTTGCCGATGCCAAAGCATATTTGTATCAGTATAAGCATGATTAATGGTGGAAACTCGATGACTCATCAGACAAGATGTGTGTGCTCTGCTCTAGACTGGCTAACTCACACATTTAGTCAGATGATGCCCTCTATTCTCACTAAAGGGCCTTCGACTGCTAGCCTTGTAATAGCAGCAGATCAATTTTACAACTCTGTTGAATAGTGAGGCtaaattcattaatttaacGTTGATTTTGACTCACGAGATCCTTGAGGGGCAACCCTCATTTGCAATTACATTGAGTAATCACCAAGACAACATACAACATAGTGGAAGGAAGATTAAAAGACAATAAACCTTTTGGAATTAATAAAGACAATTTTATGaacacatttcaatcaggagagacttgtttGCAGACATGctaaggtttattgtacataaGCATAATCAAAATGTACAGTCTTTGGAGCTTGGACTCCATTGTTATAGAATAACAGCGAAGGAGCctgaagaccagactgaagGAGTCAACGGAGCGTCCAGCAGGAGGAAGACCCCGGGTGCCTTTGGGTGACGATGACTGGACGTGGAAGGGGACGTggagggggggatgggggggttGCATgctttgcctgaaatgacaactgacagcggcagggagagaaacagatttaaagcaagATTGTGACGCTGGGATTGGCCCTTAGACTCTGTGGCGGATTTTGTTTGGTTCAACAGGAAAGTGAATGagtccaacagctgatttgatttaggaagagagcagtgATTAAGTGTTAGGTCTCTCTACTCTGAGCTACATTAGGATAATAAGgttgcaaaagaaaatacacttaTATAAAGCAAGTTTGCTAGTTTAAAACCAGATTTCTAAATTGTACATGACAGATTTATTTTCAGCAGGCGGTATGTTAAAGGAATGACACTGAGACATCAAAGTGAACCCTTCGAGACTTTCATCACTGGAACAAAATGTCCTAAATTGATGTCTTTCTGAAAAGTGACATCTTGCTATGGAACAAATATTGACTTGCCTCTCTAGGTAGGAAGAATAAGGCATCACCCACCCAGCGCAGAAACAAATTTAATACTAGTTCATCAAGTTGTGTCATCATTGGAACACAAAGTTCACTAAATGTCGGGCACACGTCTTGCAGACCCAGCTGATACTCATATGTTGTTTTCCAAACTCTGCACAGAAGAACGTGCAGGATGTAGTCAACGTTCTTCAGTTTCTTCGCATCCGACGCATTCAAATCAAGTCGGTCACAGCAATCCTGCAGCATTGTTCGTAGAAAACGCTGGAAAGACATGCCACATTCACCTTGTTGAACTCCGTTTACTCAAGTTAAAACTTACCGTCATACACATGTCAACATTTACTGCCTCCACAAAGTTTAAAATGCAGCGGCAGCTCGGTGTTCACATCAACCAGCACTTGTAACGGTGAGTGTTAAGAGTGTATGTAAGTGAGTGAGCAGTTTACTGTTAATACATATACTTGCTAACATTGGgttatttcttttgtcttttgttgcatttcagaCGACATACTTCTCCAACTTCAAACAGGTGTACACGGCGGGCTACGCTACCTCGCTCATTTCTCTTATTTCAGCGATCTTTGTCTTTACCGTGTTCAGGTAACTTTGTTGTCTTCCCAAGAAAATCCACAGCAGCAGTTGTTttaggcagacacacacacacacacacaccaaatcctATCACGAAGATAATGGCCGTccttatgttaaaaaaaaaggaaaataacgtaacacatttttaaaaacataatttacattGTGAAATGGTCTCAGTTTTTCTTAgatttaggcaccaaaacttCATAGttaaatgtcccatgacatggtgctctttggatgattttaatgtagacattagtggtcccctaatactgtatctgaagtctcttttatctagaccatagtggtcccctaatactgtatctgaagtctcttttatatagaccatagtggtcccctaatactgtatctgaagtctcttttatataaacctttgtggtcccctaatactgtatctgaagtctcttttatatagacattactGGTCAcctaattctgtatctgaagtctctttatatagaccttagtggtcccctaatactgtatctgaagtctcttttatatagaccttagtggtccctaatactgtatctgaagtctctttcccaaaattcagccttggtgcagaattccagcccctagagccagtcccacactgagctttccttagtatgtgccatttctgagtctgtaggtCTCATATGACCTCAtgaggggcaagattccagatcggcccatcagagctttcattttctcaaatgcagagcaggatacccagggctcggtttagtacctatcaccatttctagccactgggggaccataggaaGGGTTGGGGAACGGATATTACGCAGAATTTGTCATTCTTATACTTTGTCACCTTTCAGCTTTGCTCCCCTTCAAAATACAACACTACAGCCACCAGAGTGAACTGCAACTATAAATGTTAGATCAGCAAATGCATGTATGTCATTTTAAGAGGGCGTATGTTTGACTTAATTTGGAGGAGTTGTTGtttcacccccctcccccatccccccaTTCAGCACCCTCACCTCCACAAGCACTTGCTTAAGTAAACTCAACTAAACACAATTTCCCAAACTGTGTACCAACCAGGTGTTAAagcttaaagttttttttgtgtgtttctttaataGAAATCCCTCTGGTAAGTTTTTGCTTTGCTTTACAGGAAGTTCCACTGCACCAGGAACTACATCCACATCAACCTGTTCTTCTCCTTCATCCTGAGAGCGAGCGCTGTCTTCATTAAAGATGGCGTTCTTTTTTCGGATGTAGACCTGGACCACTGCTTCATGTCTACGGTGAGTGTAAAACTCCACCACAGCTCCATTGGTGTGTCCATATAAGCAGCGGTTCCATGTATAATGGAAATATACTGTGTGACAGTCCGAGTGTAGTCTAAACTATGACGATTCATTAAGGGGATTGCTCCGGTGACGCCAGAAGATCAGGTGGATGTCCCCtcatctttctttgtgtttgcattctctactctggtggatttatgaggactatggttacctggtcctcagatctctgcagggtaaatccagacagctagctagactatctgtccgatctgagttttctgttgcacaactaaaacaacctatGATTCTCCAAAGGTTCCACCAAAAAAGGTTCCTTCCCGAGGCGATTTTTCAGAGGCCCCGTTGCTTCGACCGGCGCTAACGGTGTTAACGAATAAAAAACTGATTGAGTTTTAAGGAGTGTCGTACTTTCATATCAGTTAATAGAGgaaaggacagaaagaagacatgACACATAGGGATAGAAAAGTCAGACGGGAAAAATTGGAGCAAAGGccaaaggaaaagaaattaaGAAGAGGTGAGAAAAAAGGAAACGATAACACCAATATGTTATCATATCGTGTTGGATGTGAAGAAAAAGGATTGacaaaggaaagaagaagagagagagggggattaAGATGATAACAATTAAGTGACTGAGGGGAGCCTGTGAGAGCATTAATGACTAGTGTGTGTCTTCCTATTTTTCTGCTGGAGTGAAGGCACGTGTCCCTCTTGAGGGGCTACAAGGGACCAGGATCAGCAGACAAAAGGATGATGAGAGGAAGATAAGAGGAAACACTTGTGCTCCATCcgaagaaaaaagacagagggattAAAGAAGGAAATTGGGACAGGAAATCTTGCGAATatcatgttggctgagtcctgcagtaATTCAGGTTCAAATCCGACATgttgccctttgctgcgtgtcgtttgatgctaccaagccatcatccgccgttagcatcccgtTGATTGACCTttattttggcgccactttgactgTATTTGCTGTCTGAGgcgttttttcttcatttctaatgaaacaagacaatatataaAAGGCTTTGTTATCTTTTAGCAGAAgttatggctccatagcagacgtttttgtaaaaataggatAAAAATTGTGTCACAACCACGTGACTTACTCTCacacagtagaggaatcaccgtatagtacagggtaagctcacagacagtttggacttacattagctgatTAGGTTtcattactaatgttaactagcattttagttagcagtaattagccagTGTCTAACACATtcctacctctccgtctctgctgattgggaatgattgagatttctcttgcacagctaccagaagacttacagctttcagacaggttgctcacgtcacgaCTACGTCTTCAAACTctgttggaggctgcgcagtaacactcagccatcacctgaaaagtgcttctaatatccttcactggtctccgtccagagcaacaggatctgttggtccatttctttaactgtctatgtatataccaaatcacaaacaaacaaaaagagtgTATATTCATCATTAACATGTTTACCAAACAACTTTATGAAGCAATTCTATGTCCACTGTGGCCAACAAACTATAACAATGCAATTTTAACACATGTAAAAAGGGACTAAGAGACGAAGGGCTTGTTTTGTCATTCCCTATGtagttcactatttaataaacactaCTGTGTTTAGGGAAAAGTGATGAGAAATGGGGAAATGGATTCAAACAAATCTACTGGCCCTAGTTCTTTAAATTTGGAATTCTAGAAAAGAAAGCTTGCCACAGCATTAGTGATgaccaaatgaagctttgtgaaccagtgcactcttttctgagcccactagatggcgctcttagTTTTGAGAGAAAGGCCTGACGCATTGCAATTCAGTATATTCtcaaccaattgttgaacagagagcgccatctagtgggctcagaaaataaagacactggttcatgaagctttatTCGGTCATCACTACATAGCATATCAACAGTAGCTATGGAAGATCCAAGATGTGAATAAAAAGTTTCCAGAAAGTGTATTTcctctgtcttgttttgccGCCTTCTATGCTCTCAAACTCATCATCAAAGACCTATTTTTGACCCAAACACTGATGAGAGAGAACACCACGCCCACTCCAGATGAATGACATCCATGGACCCATCTGATGCTtgtggctgttgttgtttttgtctcgcAGACATCCTGTAAATCCGCCGTGGCCTTCTTCCAGTTCAGTATCCTGGCCAACTACTTCTGGCTGCTGGTGGAGGGCATGTACCTGCAGACGCTGCTTGCTCTCACCTTTGTCTTCCAGAAGAAGTACTTCTGGTGGTACATACTCATCGGCTGGGGTGGGTCTCTGTTTAccttcactttctttcttccctgTAAGAGCTCCGCGTGACTGATCAGGGGACTCTGTTTGTGCCTCCTAGGTGTCCCAACAACGATCATAACGGCGTGGATCCTCACTCGAAACTTCTACGATGACAAGGGGTACTCGCATCTCATTTacataaaatgcatgtttgatgctttcatacGTCAACACTTTCACTAAAGCAATGCATACCATACACTAGAAGACTTTCAACCGACTTTGAAAAGACTAGAGTCTGTCTGTAGAcaaccatctcacatctaaagtTAAACTAGGGACCTTGCAGGGTCACACATTGCAAGACTACATccagatttgttttgaaaaatttAGCCAAATGTTAAAAGACAAATCCAAAACCTTCAGATGAGGGAAGTCTGCAGAATTAAACTTCATGTTGCAAAGCCCGTTTAATGAGTTATTTCAAAGACACAAAACTGCCAAAAGAACCTAAAGAGAAGGAGTTAATAGATGCGTTAGTAAGCAGCTAGAGTAAGCTGGTAACTTTGAGGTAAAGTTTGCTGAGTTTCTGTTCCGCCATACATCCAGATGAATTGTGGCAGTACCCAGAATTCTGTGTTTATCTGCCAGGAAAATCGCCAACCTTCCCTCTTTATCATTTAGCTTAGGAAGGAGCCATTgaaccataaacaacacatgCTCTAGCCATTTGCTGCTttctgtttggtgctggagggACCCATTGGTCATTGGCAGTGTTCATGATTTAACTTAAATCTAGGATAATATCAAACCCGTTTGATTTCATCGGAACGTCTAGACAGCAAAAAGACTGAGTTGGACTGAGTAGTATGACCACCTTTTACCAAAAAATTGAGACGATGGGAGTGCGCCTCAACTCTGACAAGACTCATGATTTCATTCCGATATATGAAATTTTCTGCGACAGTGGAATCGCTTGAAAAGTTGTTTGGTGTAAGGTCAACCCTTTATCACTCCGAACGCACAAAATACGGAGGTTTGTACAAGTAGCTGTCGGCGtctgatgcaacaaaaaaggagCCCTTcagcgtgtgtgtagaacgcaCCGGGGAGACAGGGTTTAGCGAGTATTATGTAGGGGGAATTTCTGCGTAGGGATGTTATTTTGGGGGTCAAACGCCTGATTTTTacccaggagagcggggtttATGTGTCACGTGTGTCCTTAACCGCCCTGTTATTGCCGTGTGTCAGGGAAATGTAGGCCCACCCGTGACGCTAGCAAAGCAACACAGAACTGAAAATAAGCTCAGTAGAGACAACAACAAGGTTGCACCTCCACGTTTAACcatatatctttaaattgttGTGGCTGTAAAttgacaacagaaataaaacaagtgtCATTTGTCTACACAGAAGTGATTTTTGTCCATAGGCAAACCCAAGTATCTTTCCATTAAGACCCACTGACCCACTGAATATTTGTTTTGGAACATTTTTGGTTCCTGGGAATCCCGGACACAGCTTATTATGTCTAATACATGGATGTTGCATAGTGAGTTGATTATTGGGAAGTCTGTGACATACAGTTGTTTTAACAGATTActcaaaagtgataaaagtgaaaataaaaagttaaagattTGTTTCTGCTACTTCTAAAACAGCATTCTGGCTGCGGTTCGTGAGGTGCTGTGTGTTGTCGTGGTGAGATGAACAGAATTGCTCTTCTGTTACTGCCTTGTTTATCTCATTACTGTGGGTTGTGTGTCTCAGGTGCTGGGATGACACAGATGTGGCCATAATCTGGTGGATCATAAAAGCTCCAATAACCGCATCACTACTGGTGAGTACAAAGCCGTTACAGTTACAGTGGGAGCCATTGAGGAATTATAAGAGTCCTCAATCTTGGATCAGGGCTTTATGACGCACCAGCTGCTGTAAACTCTTAGTGTGTGTTCATATTAGATGCAACAATAACAAGTCAAGGGAAGTTGATGCATTTCCTACATGGAAGCAGGGAAACTTGGCCAGTGCACAGACACAGTTGTTATCTTTGGCAGtaaaactttgtttgtttgagggAGAGCGGTTTCCTCTTCCatgaaagttttattttgcatgctttatttcatttttctcccCAATTAGAAATGGCTGAAAGGTGTTCATGGTTCCTGCTGTCAGCACGGTCAGGGCCGGTGTTGATGGTGATATTACCCAACTGCAACAACTGTGCGACTGTGTGCGGAGGGTGTGCATGGCATCGGAGCGCCGAGGCGTACACCTCCCAGATATTATAACATACACCGCATTGCAATGATTGGCCACTGAAGAGGAGCAGCTCTGACAACTGCTCTGACAATCAGTAGGAAGCAGGCGGTTTGAAGAGACCATGCGCTCCGTCCTCACTGCCCAGATTACATAAGTCTGTATCAACGACAATTCAAGTAGAGGATATCTCCCAGTTGATCCGCCGGTTGTCCCTTATAttcagccggatgtccctcactttccgctttctttgggttggctaaactccggttgatttccagacagctagctagactatctgtccaatctgagttttctgttgcatgattaaattgactttttaataaacacatgaCACCGAGACAAGTTGcttcccaagactattttgcaTCAGCACCGTTATTGCATCCGgggcttagcgccacccaagacgattgtgattggtttaaataaatgccaataaaccagagcacgcttATCTCCTGTCCCTTATCtcctttgtttccattttttttttcttcaattaaaTGTCCCCCTTTGTATACCTAAATACTGGggtttgtctattttatttttcttatgtaGGTGaacttcatcatcttcatcaacGTGATCCGCATACTGGTCCAGAAGTTGACATCTCCTGGTGTCGGTGGCAACGACACCAGTCACTTCAAGTGAGAAGAGATTCACCATCCCTCCACATGATgcaaaaactacagtgcccctAAAGGGACATAGGGAATTGCTTTTATCCCTTAGgctcttaaaaaacaaatctaaggCTAGCAAAATTAGGCTAACAAAGTACTACTAAAGTTAGGTGGCTAACGTTAATATTTCAAATTCCTGGCATGAAATCAGTGAAAGGTTACGTTATTGCACCGAAGATGAAACACTCCTCTTCATTTACAGCCATTTTGACTTGTACGCTCATCGTAAAGTTTCTCTCGCACaccagaaaaaggaaaaatccccATGTCCCTTTAAGGGCTCTGTATATAACTGTGGATGTACTTCATTGACCTTTTTACAACGTGTGCAGGAGGCTGGCCAAATCCACTCTGCTCCTCATCCCTCTGTTTGGGATGCACTACATGGTTTTTGCTTTCCTGCCAGAAAACACAGGAGCAGAGGCCCGAATCTTCATAGAGCTCGGTCTGGGATCCTTCCAGGTGATAtagaaatatttataatttataaagttaACATTTCAATTGATCCAGTGTCACGTTCGCTCAGGATGTACActacatttataatatttaacaGTTTTGGATAATATTTTTCTGCTTTGAAGGGATTTGTTGTGGCCCTGCTTTACTGTTTCCTGAATGGCGAGGTGAGTAAATATTATACATCTGTAGGCTCATTATTAAACAATTAATACAATCTAATTAGAATGAATCATGGAGGGCAGCATTCATcctaaatcatttaaatgtgcaGTTAGTTAATATTTCTTTGCAGTAAAAGGACCATACAAGTAGTTTTGCTTGTCTCAATCAACCACCGGTTATATCTAGTTTAAATGTGAAAGGTATTACCCCAAATAGGTGAATTTCTAGATTAATGTGCTATCTTTGGACGAGGTGACgtatctgacaacattatggaaagtaTTTCTacggaggttgacctttctgttaaagattaagatcctttttttatccataaaaagctgcaaaattgcgtttgctaaagccatcagactccatgtaaataatcagtaattttagaatcataaaatacactttattcaaagtcaacagaaattaactaaaaacatgaaaagccGTTTTAGTTTATCTTtgcacttttccaaccatcacaactctagttttggggGAAATCAACAGATAGTTTACCagtttacatgtgaaaatatgttggctctacacacacaaaaagcattgtttttttaaatggagtctggtgggttcagtGCTAgtgacttcagagctgtttctggttaaacagaaaggtctcaaatatattttaaaatgggaTATTTCAGTAGTTATCTTTActgtaatgttgtcagacactaatAATCTAGAATACTAGTCAGAGCCTATAAATAAAGCAATTTTAGTGGACTATACTGACAATGAAAATTTGCTCCATAAGGTTGCAGCgttctcgcttaatactggaccaatttcaaggATTGTTGTTGCTACCAGTCACTTACACAAaataacagagaaaaacagggtccaggttgaaaaaattTTTTAGATACCCTTTAACTAgatttaaaataagattttttttcctgtctcaACTTCTAAATAGCAGATGAATTAATGTATAGGTCAGGTTGGACCTTTGAGGATCTCTTAGGTTTAAATACTATTAATGCATTTACCTATTTCATTTACTATGGGATTggcatttttttgtatgtatgtttccCCTGTTTTTCAGAAATCTTGCCGTGTCCTTTGTTCAACAACAGTTTCtatgtatgggtgtgtgtatgtatgttaacTGCTGCAGCATGGGCAGTGGGCCCAAGCAAAGGTTATCTTATCTTTTCTTATCACTCAGTTGACGTGACTAAGGAAACTCTGATAGCTGATGTTTCGGGATCGACTACCTAAGCAATCTTTTATGAAGGCCCTGCCCACCCACACAGCTGTTTTCACTTTGTCTTGCTAATTAAGCTTTGGGTCAGGTTGAAAGAGAAGAGGTCTAATCAGGCGGGATAAGTGAAAACATCTGTGTGCAGTGAAATAACTCCTTTCCTTagttaaaattgaataaataaaataattgatttataCTTCACTCACAGGTGGCAAATAAAGCTAAACATCCACTGTATGTTAGTAGAAAAGTTAGTGTAGACCTGAACAGTTAATATAGACCTGAAAAattatcatatcatatatatattatatatgccGATCCTATGTTCTTATCAATCGTAAATCtcaaaagaaatttaaaaaaactagataaaagtaaatcaaacaaggaaattaaacacatttgtaacCCTCAAAAATAGCATCACAAaccattttcttaaaaactaaAGAGTTTTTTTAAGGTATTTTGGCATTGTTCCAATGActtttacaattacatttttttttgtaaataacatccTTATTTCAGGCATTTTAGACCTTTACTtccataggacagatgaagacgtgaaagggaagaaagaggTGGCGTGACATACGTgtgcccgctctaccacctGGGCTAACCTGGCCAAATCGTTACATCACATTACAGCTGTACTAGATATAATGGAATAGCTTGCAATATGAAAAAGTACACTTACAAATACCGCTTACATCATATTTACTCTCACgtattgataaaaacaaaaaaacttggaCACATTATGGAAGTGATTCTAAATTATCCTTGAAAATGATCTGCATTTCCTTTTATAAGTAAAACTCATGTAATGTAAGAAAGTGTCCCTATTTAATGCGCTAAAATCTGCAAATCTACTAATATGAATCCTTCTAAGACATGGAGGGGGAAAGCCCAGTACAGCCCAACAGTGTACCTTTAAGATAGAGAACATAATTAAACCATGGTCTCTGGAGCACTTGTTTTCCATGTCTCCATGATTTTCGTGTGTTTTCAcatgcacctgtgtgtgtgtgtgtgtgtgtgtgtgtgttttcaggtgcAGGCAGAACTGAAGAAGAGGTTTTGGAAGTGGCAGACTCAGAGTTACCTGAGGTACAGTAAACGACGGC
This sequence is a window from Etheostoma cragini isolate CJK2018 chromosome 9, CSU_Ecrag_1.0, whole genome shotgun sequence. Protein-coding genes within it:
- the ghrhrb gene encoding pituitary adenylate cyclase-activating polypeptide type I receptor; its protein translation is MVMHTHLFSGSSRSKRMATLLQTGLVLQLALWDTTAAIHPDCALVVQHMKAQEQCYQILRQEENNLSTGTGCLTEWDDIRCWPRADVGQVVSVSCANASQLFANNNGYIYRNCTERGWAEPYPSYDEACEFTEYGDAGPETTYFSNFKQVYTAGYATSLISLISAIFVFTVFRKFHCTRNYIHINLFFSFILRASAVFIKDGVLFSDVDLDHCFMSTTSCKSAVAFFQFSILANYFWLLVEGMYLQTLLALTFVFQKKYFWWYILIGWGVPTTIITAWILTRNFYDDKGCWDDTDVAIIWWIIKAPITASLLVNFIIFINVIRILVQKLTSPGVGGNDTSHFKRLAKSTLLLIPLFGMHYMVFAFLPENTGAEARIFIELGLGSFQGFVVALLYCFLNGEVQAELKKRFWKWQTQSYLRYSKRRRTLFTESSTVTQISVLDKSSPKDQPASETHALTASNISTV